A DNA window from Hyphomicrobiales bacterium 4NK60-0047b contains the following coding sequences:
- a CDS encoding NADP-dependent malic enzyme has product MSDQDKNKKDDTVRQAALDYHEFPKPGKLEIRPTTPMTSQRDLARAYSPGVAEACLEIKADPANAARYTARSNLVAVVSNGSAVLGLGNIGPLASKPVMEGKAVLFKKFANIDCFDIEVNETDPHKLVEVVAALEPTFGAINLEDIKAPDCFIVEKLCRERMNIPVFHDDQHGTAIVVGAAATNACEIAKKKLSEIKVVSTGGGAAGIACLNMLLKLGVRRENVWLCDIEGLVYEGRTSEMTPQKADYAQSSELRSLDQVIEGADLFLGLSGPGVLKTEHVQKMAKQPIILALANPTPEILPEEVRSVVPDAIIATGRSDYPNQVNNVLCFPFIFRGALDVGATEINDEMQIACVKGIAELARLTSSAEAAEVYKSERLTFGSDYLIPKPFDPRLMSVVASAVARAAMDTGVATRPIYDMEAYKESLNNSVFKSSLLMRPLYEAAKKVSRRLIFAEGEDERVLRATKAILEEMSEKVILIGRPEIISQRIERAGLNIEAGTDFEVINPEDDPRYRRYWEGYHSHLARRGATPDLAKAIMRTNTTAIAAMAVKQGDADCMVAGTFGQYLWHLGYIDQILSKRTPAVQSGEMPLDDWQTPTGALSLMILENGPLFVADTQVHHDPTPEQVALSVIGMARHIRRFGQTPKISICSHSIFGNIDTESGRKMRAAMAILDEMDLDFQYDGEMNVEAALDPVMRKKFLSDVRFEGRANGLVFSNTDSAGAVRNILKTTVNGLEVGPILMGMGNQAHIVTPSITVRGLLNIAAIAGVPVEHYG; this is encoded by the coding sequence TTGTCAGATCAAGATAAGAATAAAAAAGACGATACAGTTCGCCAAGCAGCTCTTGACTATCATGAGTTTCCCAAGCCTGGGAAATTAGAGATCCGCCCAACGACGCCTATGACCAGCCAACGTGATTTGGCACGGGCCTATTCACCAGGTGTGGCTGAGGCTTGCTTGGAAATTAAAGCTGATCCAGCAAATGCTGCGCGTTATACGGCGCGCTCGAATTTGGTGGCTGTTGTCTCTAACGGGTCTGCAGTTCTTGGGCTTGGTAATATTGGGCCGCTTGCTTCTAAACCGGTTATGGAAGGTAAGGCTGTTCTTTTTAAAAAATTTGCCAATATTGATTGTTTCGATATTGAAGTGAATGAAACTGACCCGCATAAGCTTGTTGAAGTTGTGGCGGCGTTAGAGCCGACTTTTGGAGCGATTAATTTAGAGGATATTAAAGCGCCGGATTGTTTCATTGTTGAGAAGCTTTGCCGTGAGCGTATGAATATCCCTGTGTTTCATGATGATCAACATGGAACGGCTATTGTTGTTGGGGCGGCGGCAACAAACGCGTGTGAGATTGCAAAGAAGAAGCTTTCAGAGATTAAAGTGGTTTCTACTGGTGGGGGTGCTGCTGGTATTGCCTGCCTGAATATGCTTTTGAAGCTTGGCGTTCGCCGTGAGAATGTTTGGCTCTGTGATATTGAGGGACTTGTCTATGAGGGGCGTACATCTGAGATGACGCCGCAGAAGGCGGACTATGCTCAATCGTCTGAGTTGCGCTCATTGGATCAGGTCATTGAAGGAGCTGATTTATTCCTTGGGTTATCTGGCCCCGGAGTTTTGAAAACTGAACATGTGCAAAAGATGGCTAAACAGCCGATTATATTAGCCCTTGCGAACCCGACACCTGAAATTTTGCCTGAAGAAGTTAGATCTGTAGTGCCTGATGCGATTATAGCAACGGGTCGGAGTGACTATCCGAACCAAGTGAATAATGTTTTGTGTTTTCCGTTTATTTTCCGGGGTGCGCTGGATGTGGGGGCGACGGAAATTAATGATGAGATGCAGATTGCCTGTGTGAAGGGCATTGCTGAACTTGCGCGGCTTACATCGAGTGCAGAAGCGGCTGAAGTTTATAAGAGTGAGCGCCTGACCTTTGGCTCTGATTATCTCATTCCGAAACCATTTGATCCGCGGCTGATGTCTGTTGTTGCTAGTGCTGTTGCCAGAGCTGCTATGGATACAGGCGTTGCGACACGGCCGATATATGATATGGAGGCTTATAAGGAAAGCCTCAATAATTCTGTTTTCAAGTCCTCTCTTTTAATGAGGCCGCTTTATGAGGCCGCTAAGAAAGTTAGCCGACGTTTGATTTTTGCGGAAGGTGAAGATGAACGTGTGTTGAGGGCCACAAAGGCTATTTTAGAAGAGATGTCTGAAAAGGTAATTCTCATTGGTCGTCCTGAAATTATTTCACAACGCATTGAACGGGCTGGGTTGAATATTGAAGCTGGGACTGATTTTGAGGTGATTAATCCTGAGGATGATCCTCGCTATAGAAGATATTGGGAAGGTTATCATAGTCATTTGGCAAGACGCGGCGCTACACCTGATTTAGCTAAAGCGATTATGCGGACCAATACGACAGCAATTGCTGCTATGGCCGTGAAGCAAGGGGATGCTGATTGTATGGTTGCCGGGACGTTTGGGCAATATCTTTGGCATCTAGGTTATATTGATCAAATCCTTAGTAAGCGTACGCCTGCCGTGCAATCAGGAGAAATGCCTTTAGATGATTGGCAAACGCCAACAGGTGCTCTTTCACTTATGATATTAGAGAATGGTCCTTTGTTTGTTGCTGATACACAAGTGCATCATGATCCAACGCCTGAGCAAGTTGCTCTTTCAGTGATTGGTATGGCGCGTCATATTCGCCGGTTTGGTCAAACCCCTAAAATTTCTATTTGTTCTCATTCAATCTTTGGAAATATTGATACTGAGTCTGGTCGTAAGATGCGCGCTGCTATGGCCATTCTTGATGAGATGGATCTCGATTTTCAATATGATGGTGAGATGAACGTTGAAGCGGCGCTTGACCCTGTTATGCGCAAGAAGTTTTTATCGGATGTGCGTTTTGAAGGACGGGCAAATGGCTTGGTGTTTTCTAATACTGATAGCGCTGGGGCTGTGCGAAATATTTTAAAAACAACCGTTAATGGTTTGGAAGTCGGGCCTATTTTGATGGGCATGGGCAATCAAGCGCATATCGTGACACCATCGATTACGGTTCGAGGTCTTTTGAATATAGCGGCAATCGCAGGCGTGCCTGTTGAGCATTATGGCTAG